TCGTCGTCGTCGCCGCTCCCTAGCGCGAGCAGACATAAAACTGCCCCTTTTCGATTGAATGAAGTGGTCCCCAGAAGTTGGACACTGACGTTTGGAGCCTAGGCGGCAAGGGCCTGGGCCCGGTATTGGACCGGGCTCAGGCCCTTGAGCGTTGTTGAGATTCGTTCGGTGTTGTACCAGTGGATGTAGGTGTCAAGGGCAGCGGTGAAGTCCTCGACAGTGTCGAACCGGTTGTGGTGGAACATTTCTGCCTTGAGGTGTCCGAAAAGTTCTCCATGACCGCGTTGTCATAGCAGTTGCCTTTGCGCGACATCGACTGCAGCGCCTCAGCGTCGTCGAGCAACTTGCGCCAGGACCAATGCCGGTATTGGAAGCCCTGATCGGAATGCACCAGCGGACATTCACCCGGTTGCAAGGTCGCGATCGCCGCGGCCAGTGACGTGTTGGTCAACTCCACATTCGGGCTCATCGACCACGCGT
Above is a window of Mycolicibacterium boenickei DNA encoding:
- a CDS encoding IS3 family transposase: MFHHNRFDTVEDFTAALDTYIHWYNTERISTTLKGLSPVQYRAQALAA